The following are encoded together in the Desulfobotulus pelophilus genome:
- a CDS encoding autotransporter assembly complex protein TamA, which translates to MNASVFSVRTIQVLILMVLLPFSAAANLLPFLYQDAYRVSIQGDVPPEIRNILEAVSDTFSMKDRPVPTTEMLRRRAANDIPDMTRALRSEGFYNSRITREVNLERSLPEVIFYVDTGPAYMINDIIITTEDTQIPLHALPVASDLRLTPGTRARAPEILQAKEHLKSFFRERGYPSPRSDLQRTLVNHAERTVNLHYTYAAEPQAFFGDTIIEGNERVHSLYVENRIPWRKGELFQASRLNRLRSQLMQDGLFAIVDIEHPAEPNEDLSLPVHVSLLERSPRTIRTGLFYETDTGAGTKLEWEHRNLRGMGERLSTGLTVAEKQQRISSEYRIPDFLDKRQSLTLTGWAGQEESEAYESEEGAVGAKLFRQLNHSWSGGIGVQYRVSSITQLQETQTYGLLSFPHELTWDKRNDVLNPTRGFRMQIKGEPFWDSLDTGLWFYKLYGSLSGHLPLIGEDRLVLSARGGVGSIIGESNLNIPADERFYGGGGGSIRGYAYQSIGPEEKGEVVGGRSMVETGLELRWRMKNNLGLVAFLDGGQVFTQSQLQLEDEFHWGAGLGLRYYTDFAPFRLDVAFPLNSRPNDDAFQLYISIGQAF; encoded by the coding sequence ATGAATGCTTCTGTCTTTTCTGTCAGAACAATCCAGGTTCTCATTCTTATGGTTCTCCTGCCCTTTTCCGCAGCGGCCAACCTGCTGCCCTTTCTGTATCAGGATGCCTACAGGGTAAGCATTCAGGGAGACGTTCCTCCGGAAATCCGGAATATTCTGGAAGCCGTCTCCGACACCTTTTCCATGAAAGACCGCCCGGTCCCCACAACAGAAATGCTGCGCAGACGGGCGGCCAATGATATACCCGACATGACCCGGGCCTTGCGCTCCGAAGGTTTTTACAACAGCCGTATCACAAGGGAAGTGAATCTGGAACGCAGTCTGCCGGAAGTTATTTTTTATGTGGATACAGGGCCTGCCTACATGATCAATGACATTATCATCACCACCGAAGATACCCAGATTCCCCTGCATGCCCTGCCCGTGGCATCCGATCTCCGCCTCACTCCCGGTACCCGGGCACGGGCTCCGGAAATTCTGCAGGCAAAAGAACACCTGAAATCATTTTTCAGGGAGCGAGGCTATCCCTCCCCGCGTTCAGATCTGCAGAGAACCCTTGTCAACCACGCCGAGCGAACAGTGAATCTTCACTATACCTATGCTGCCGAACCCCAGGCTTTTTTTGGTGACACCATCATAGAGGGCAACGAACGGGTCCATTCCCTTTATGTGGAAAACCGTATTCCATGGAGAAAGGGAGAGCTGTTTCAGGCCTCCCGCCTGAACCGGCTGCGAAGCCAGCTCATGCAGGACGGACTCTTTGCCATTGTGGATATTGAGCACCCGGCAGAACCCAATGAAGACCTCAGCCTGCCCGTTCATGTCTCCCTTCTGGAACGAAGCCCCCGAACCATACGAACCGGTCTCTTTTATGAAACAGACACCGGAGCCGGTACCAAGCTGGAATGGGAACACCGCAACCTCAGGGGGATGGGCGAACGCCTTTCCACGGGTCTCACCGTGGCGGAAAAACAGCAGCGCATATCATCGGAATACCGCATTCCGGATTTTCTGGATAAACGTCAGTCTCTTACCCTCACAGGATGGGCAGGCCAGGAGGAAAGCGAGGCTTATGAAAGTGAAGAAGGTGCCGTGGGAGCCAAGCTGTTCCGTCAGCTCAACCATTCATGGTCCGGTGGCATTGGGGTTCAGTACCGGGTCAGCAGTATCACCCAGCTGCAGGAGACCCAGACTTACGGCCTCCTCTCCTTTCCCCATGAACTGACATGGGACAAACGCAATGACGTACTCAATCCCACCCGCGGTTTCCGCATGCAGATCAAGGGGGAGCCTTTCTGGGATTCTCTGGATACGGGTCTGTGGTTCTACAAACTGTACGGCTCTCTCTCGGGCCATCTCCCCCTCATCGGGGAAGACCGGCTGGTTCTTTCCGCAAGGGGGGGTGTGGGCTCCATCATTGGTGAATCCAACCTCAATATCCCTGCGGATGAACGCTTTTACGGAGGCGGTGGCGGCTCCATCCGCGGCTATGCCTACCAGTCCATCGGCCCGGAAGAAAAGGGCGAAGTGGTGGGCGGCAGAAGCATGGTGGAAACAGGGCTGGAACTTCGCTGGCGCATGAAAAACAATCTGGGTCTGGTGGCTTTTCTGGATGGCGGCCAGGTTTTCACCCAGTCTCAGCTTCAGCTGGAAGATGAGTTCCACTGGGGAGCAGGGCTGGGCCTGCGCTATTATACGGATTTTGCGCCTTTCCGTCTGGATGTGGCCTTTCCACTGAACTCCCGACCCAATGATGACGCATTCCAGCTTTACATCAGTATAGGCCAGGCCTTTTAG